GCCTTCTCCTCAGCTAACTCAGTACCATCAACAACCATCCCAAAGCCCGCGTGGATCGCATAACCAACACCAACGCCTCCACCATGATGGAAGCAGGTCCATGTGGCGCCGGCCGCGGTGTTAAGTGCGTAATTAAGTATTGGCCAATCACCAATAGCGTCAGAGCCATCCAGCATGCCCTCAGTCTCCCTAAATGGTGAAGCCACGGAACCACTATCTAGGTGATCCCTACCAAACCATATTGGGCCATTTAACTCACCCTTCCTAACCAATTCACTAACGACCTTACCAAACAAGGCCCTCTCCCCATAGCCTAGGTAAACAACCCTAGCCGGTAGCCCCTGGAACTTAACGTATTGATGAGCTGCCTTAATCCACCTGGTAAGCCTCGTGTTTCTTTCAAACAACATTAACAATACATCATCAAGCTTGTAAATGTCGCCTGGATCACCAACAAGGCTAGTCCACCTGAATGGTCCACGCCCCTCCTCGAATAATGGCCTCATATACTCCATTTGACCAGGTATTTTGAATGCATCCTCAACACCAGCATCATAGGCCTGCTTCCTGAGGTTATTACCGTACTCAAAAGTCACAGCACCCCTCCTCTGTAATTCAAGCATTAATTGTACGTGCTTCTTCATGGTTTCCTTCGACATGAGCATGTACTTTTCAGGGTTACTCCTCCTCAATTGCTCAGCCTGCTCAATGCTTAATCCCTGTGGGACGTAGGATAATGGATCATGTGCAGGCGTTTGATCAGTGAGTATATCAGGTGTTATATTATCCTTAATAAGCCTATCAAGCAAGTCAACCGCATTAGCTAAGACACCTATACTGATAGCTTGCCTCCTTTCCTTTGCATCAAGGGCCATGTCCACTGCTTTATCAAGGCTATCGGTCCAAGTATCTAGGTAACCTGTATCAATCATCCTCCTTATCATTCTGGCATCCACATCGGCAATCAAGGCCACGCCACCAAGCATCTTAATGGCAAGTGGCTGGGCACCACCCATGTTGCCTAGACCAGCGCTAACCACAAGCCTACCCTCAAGGGAGCCACCGTAATGCCTATCGGCAGCCGCGCCAATTGTCTCATACGTGCCTTGAAGAATCCCCTGTGTGCCGATGTAAGCCCAGCAGCCGGCTGTCATTTGATGGAAGCTTATGAGCCCCTTAGCCTCAAGGTCCCAGAATACCCTCCAGTCAGCCCACTTTGGAACAAGCATGGCATTACTCATAAT
This Caldivirga sp. DNA region includes the following protein-coding sequences:
- a CDS encoding urocanate hydratase; its protein translation is MSVPQRYRGRPIEELISAGYYDPETRTVKAIKGLELHVHSRDWQLEGPLRMLFHVLDPMVAKDPKNLIVYGGTGKAARSWDDFEAIVDALLIMDSEDTLEIQSGQPVAIWRLGKQAPRVIMSNAMLVPKWADWRVFWDLEAKGLISFHQMTAGCWAYIGTQGILQGTYETIGAAADRHYGGSLEGRLVVSAGLGNMGGAQPLAIKMLGGVALIADVDARMIRRMIDTGYLDTWTDSLDKAVDMALDAKERRQAISIGVLANAVDLLDRLIKDNITPDILTDQTPAHDPLSYVPQGLSIEQAEQLRRSNPEKYMLMSKETMKKHVQLMLELQRRGAVTFEYGNNLRKQAYDAGVEDAFKIPGQMEYMRPLFEEGRGPFRWTSLVGDPGDIYKLDDVLLMLFERNTRLTRWIKAAHQYVKFQGLPARVVYLGYGERALFGKVVSELVRKGELNGPIWFGRDHLDSGSVASPFRETEGMLDGSDAIGDWPILNYALNTAAGATWTCFHHGGGVGVGYAIHAGFGMVVDGTELAEEKALRVFTVDPGSGVVRHAHAGYPKALTVARERGIRIPVIDRLEEKSRRVIEEAYREGRISMFTYDRVKRDLQNYEERKRNYRTPFNT